Proteins encoded by one window of Polaribacter haliotis:
- a CDS encoding helicase HerA-like domain-containing protein, protein MSKQEEFFDFINEGYKTKGDFIELGAAMLGEETITDAIVKIPLKTLNRHGLIAGATGTGKTKTLQVLAENLSEKGIPVLLMDIKGDLSGLAQPSPGHAKIDERHAKIGFPFEAKKFPIEILTISEQEGTKMRATVSEFGPVLLSRILDLSETQSGIVAIIFKYCDDNKFPLLDIKDFKKVLHYVTNEGKEEIQNEYGRISSSSTGAILRKIIEIEQQGGDLFFGEKSFEVEDLTRVDENGRGIISVLRLTDIQDKPKLFSTFMLQLLAEVYETFPEQGDSGRPELIIFIDEAHLVFEEASKALLNQIESIVKLIRSKGIGLYFVTQNPKDVPEDILAQLGLKVQHALRAFTAKDRKAIKLAAENYPSSDYYDTKEVLTKLGIGEAFVSVLNEKGIPTPLARTMLRAPMSRMDILTNKELKHVIDNSRLIHKYNQDLDRESAYEMLNSKIEGINLAEEKAIKKAAEEKEKEQKEKEREAERRREEKASRKTYSRRSTRQNPIVKVLTSATFIRAAFGILKKVLK, encoded by the coding sequence ATGAGTAAACAGGAAGAATTTTTCGATTTCATTAACGAAGGTTACAAAACAAAAGGCGATTTTATAGAATTAGGTGCAGCAATGTTGGGCGAAGAAACCATAACAGATGCTATCGTAAAAATTCCTTTAAAAACCTTAAATAGACATGGTTTAATAGCAGGTGCAACAGGAACAGGAAAAACAAAAACACTACAAGTTTTAGCGGAAAATTTATCCGAAAAAGGAATTCCTGTATTATTAATGGACATTAAAGGAGATTTATCTGGTTTGGCACAACCAAGTCCTGGACACGCAAAAATAGATGAAAGACATGCAAAAATTGGTTTTCCTTTCGAAGCTAAAAAGTTTCCAATAGAAATTCTAACAATTTCCGAACAAGAAGGAACAAAAATGCGTGCCACAGTTTCGGAATTTGGACCCGTTTTATTATCGAGAATTTTAGATTTATCCGAAACGCAAAGTGGAATAGTTGCTATTATTTTTAAATATTGCGACGATAATAAGTTTCCATTGTTAGACATTAAAGACTTTAAAAAAGTTTTACATTATGTTACTAACGAAGGTAAAGAAGAAATTCAGAATGAATATGGTCGAATTTCATCTTCTTCAACTGGCGCAATTTTGCGTAAAATTATAGAAATAGAACAACAAGGAGGAGATTTATTCTTTGGCGAAAAATCTTTCGAAGTAGAAGATTTAACAAGAGTAGACGAAAATGGAAGAGGAATTATTTCTGTGTTGCGTTTAACAGATATTCAAGACAAACCAAAATTGTTTTCTACATTTATGTTGCAATTATTGGCAGAAGTATATGAAACCTTTCCAGAACAAGGAGATTCAGGAAGACCAGAATTAATCATTTTTATAGACGAAGCACATTTGGTTTTCGAAGAAGCTTCCAAAGCTTTATTAAATCAAATCGAAAGTATTGTAAAATTAATCCGTTCAAAAGGAATTGGGTTGTATTTTGTAACTCAAAACCCAAAAGATGTTCCAGAAGATATTTTGGCGCAATTAGGTTTAAAAGTGCAACATGCATTAAGAGCATTTACTGCAAAAGACAGAAAAGCTATTAAGTTGGCTGCAGAAAATTACCCAAGTTCAGATTATTACGACACTAAAGAAGTTTTAACGAAATTAGGAATTGGAGAAGCATTTGTATCCGTTTTAAACGAAAAAGGAATTCCAACACCTTTGGCAAGAACCATGTTACGTGCTCCAATGAGTAGAATGGATATTTTAACGAACAAAGAGTTAAAACATGTTATAGATAATTCGAGGTTAATACATAAATACAATCAAGATTTAGATAGAGAAAGTGCTTACGAAATGCTAAATAGTAAAATAGAAGGCATTAATTTAGCAGAAGAAAAAGCAATTAAAAAAGCTGCAGAAGAAAAGGAGAAAGAACAAAAAGAAAAAGAAAGAGAAGCAGAAAGAAGAAGAGAAGAAAAAGCTTCTAGAAAAACGTATTCTCGAAGAAGTACAAGGCAAAACCCTATTGTAAAAGTATTAACAAGTGCTACTTTTATTAGAGCCGCATTTGGGATATTAAAAAAAGTATTAAAGTAA
- a CDS encoding YitT family protein, which translates to MTKNRIVSNFYEFIQIFFGIILASIGLKTFLLPNGFLDGGVTGIAILVKTQVDISMSILLVLFSIPFLILGYFTVSKRIVVKSIISILGLALFIHFENFQTVTDDKLLISIFGGLLVGSGIGIAIRNGSVLDGSEILGVYLNDRFGISIGKIILVFNIVLFSITAFVISTEVALYSILTYIIASKVTDTVIEGFEDFIGVTIVSKKNDLIKIAILEELGTGLTVYKGASGFGSKGEAEDFEIIHSIVNRIDIKKMYRLINDIDTQAFIVEFDVNSVKGGVLRHYIDKKKNKKLETFKASVLAKNNKEDSL; encoded by the coding sequence ATGACAAAAAATAGAATTGTTAGCAATTTTTATGAATTCATTCAAATATTTTTTGGAATTATTCTCGCAAGTATTGGTTTAAAAACATTTCTGTTACCTAACGGATTTTTAGATGGTGGTGTTACAGGAATTGCAATACTTGTAAAAACACAAGTAGATATTAGCATGTCTATTTTATTAGTTCTTTTTAGTATTCCTTTTCTAATTCTTGGTTATTTTACGGTTTCTAAAAGAATTGTAGTAAAATCTATTATTAGTATTTTAGGTTTAGCTCTTTTTATTCATTTTGAAAACTTCCAAACAGTTACAGACGATAAATTATTAATTTCCATTTTTGGGGGGTTATTAGTTGGTTCTGGAATTGGTATTGCTATTAGAAATGGATCTGTTTTAGATGGTTCAGAGATTCTTGGAGTATATTTAAACGATAGATTTGGAATTAGTATTGGAAAAATAATTCTCGTTTTTAACATCGTTTTATTTAGTATAACTGCCTTTGTTATTTCTACTGAAGTTGCTCTCTACTCTATTTTAACTTATATAATTGCATCTAAAGTTACAGACACAGTAATAGAAGGTTTCGAAGATTTTATTGGGGTTACCATTGTTTCCAAAAAAAACGATTTAATTAAAATTGCTATTTTAGAAGAATTAGGAACTGGATTAACTGTATATAAAGGCGCATCTGGTTTTGGAAGTAAAGGTGAAGCAGAGGATTTTGAGATTATACATTCTATAGTAAATAGGATAGATATTAAAAAAATGTATCGATTAATTAACGATATAGATACACAAGCTTTTATTGTAGAGTTTGATGTAAATAGTGTTAAAGGTGGTGTTCTAAGACATTATATTGATAAGAAAAAGAATAAGAAGTTAGAAACTTTTAAAGCATCTGTTTTAGCTAAAAATAATAAAGAAGATAGTTTATAA
- the folD gene encoding bifunctional methylenetetrahydrofolate dehydrogenase/methenyltetrahydrofolate cyclohydrolase FolD: MTILDGKKTAADIKEELALEVAELRNKDKKVPHLAAVIVGSDGASLTYVNAKVKACERVGFESTLIRLPENTTEEDLLNEINILNVDTDIDGFIVQLPLPKHIDEQKILMAVDPDKDVDGFHPTNVGKMALNLPTFISATPFGILELLDRYNVETSGKHVVVLGRSHIVGSPMSILLSQKRKVGNATVTMCHSRTKNLKDITLQADIIVAAIGIPEFVKADMVKEDVTIIDVGITRMADSSKKNGFRLVGDVAFKEVSEKASFITPVPGGVGPMTIAMLLKNTLLACERRS; encoded by the coding sequence ATGACAATTTTAGACGGAAAGAAAACAGCAGCAGATATTAAAGAAGAATTGGCTTTAGAAGTCGCTGAACTTAGAAACAAAGATAAAAAAGTTCCTCATCTAGCAGCAGTAATTGTTGGTAGTGATGGCGCTAGTTTAACTTATGTTAATGCAAAAGTTAAAGCTTGCGAACGTGTTGGTTTCGAATCTACTTTAATAAGATTGCCAGAAAATACAACAGAAGAAGATTTATTAAACGAAATAAATATTTTAAATGTTGATACTGATATCGATGGTTTTATTGTACAACTTCCATTACCTAAGCATATAGACGAACAAAAAATATTAATGGCTGTAGATCCTGATAAGGATGTGGATGGTTTTCATCCAACAAATGTTGGTAAAATGGCTTTAAACTTACCAACTTTTATTTCTGCAACGCCTTTTGGAATTTTAGAATTGTTAGATAGATATAATGTAGAAACTTCCGGTAAACACGTTGTTGTTTTAGGAAGAAGCCATATTGTGGGTAGTCCAATGAGTATTTTACTTTCACAAAAAAGAAAAGTTGGAAATGCAACTGTTACTATGTGCCATAGTAGAACTAAAAATCTAAAAGATATTACTTTACAAGCAGATATTATTGTTGCTGCAATAGGTATCCCAGAGTTTGTAAAAGCAGATATGGTAAAAGAAGATGTAACTATTATTGATGTAGGTATTACGAGAATGGCAGATTCTTCTAAGAAAAATGGGTTCAGATTAGTTGGAGATGTTGCTTTTAAAGAAGTTTCTGAAAAAGCGAGTTTTATTACTCCTGTTCCTGGAGGAGTTGGTCCAATGACTATTGCAATGTTGTTAAAAAATACTTTATTGGCTTGTGAGAGAAGGTCTTAA
- a CDS encoding 2TM domain-containing protein — translation MERDFDSEKYKKVKKRIHEIKQFYKHFSAYLIINLFFIGRRIYKDINRGDSVIDAFTDINNYNFFFWWGIGLIIHGMLVFGAPKIFSKDWEQRKIDEMMKK, via the coding sequence ATGGAAAGAGATTTTGATTCAGAAAAATATAAGAAAGTAAAAAAGAGAATTCATGAAATTAAACAATTCTACAAACACTTTTCTGCCTATTTAATTATTAATTTGTTCTTTATTGGAAGAAGAATTTACAAAGATATCAATCGTGGAGATTCAGTTATAGATGCATTTACAGACATCAATAATTATAATTTTTTCTTTTGGTGGGGAATTGGCTTAATAATTCACGGAATGTTAGTTTTTGGAGCTCCCAAAATTTTTAGTAAAGATTGGGAACAACGAAAGATTGACGAAATGATGAAGAAGTAA
- a CDS encoding AI-2E family transporter, whose translation MSDTIAPKIIRQVFVLLLILFIGILIFREMMPYFSGVLGAITIYVLLRKWMVYLVRKKWHPDLAAALLMVVSFVCILLPVTGIVLMLGNKIGDAVSNSEQVMQVIKDQFGKIEDRFGYDLGSKINVSEVSNFITSNLEGVAGSTFNIFISVGIMYFLLYYMFTNRSQLRDSLYQYIPISERNLKIIGKESQAMVRSNAIGIPLVAIAQGIIALIGFLIFGINDPFFWFIIVTVGSMIPFVGTLIGILPVFILTMASGNETSAWGILIYGLVVVGSTDNIIRLFLLRKLDNVHPLITLIGVIVGVPLFGFIGLIFGPLLISLFLVIVRIYRKEFGKHNTEEAVL comes from the coding sequence ATGTCAGATACTATCGCTCCCAAAATAATAAGACAAGTTTTTGTCTTATTACTAATTCTATTTATTGGAATTCTTATCTTTAGAGAAATGATGCCTTATTTTTCAGGTGTTTTAGGTGCAATTACCATTTATGTTTTATTAAGAAAATGGATGGTGTATTTGGTACGTAAAAAATGGCATCCAGATTTGGCAGCCGCTCTTTTAATGGTTGTTTCTTTTGTTTGTATTCTATTACCAGTAACTGGTATTGTTTTAATGTTGGGAAATAAAATTGGAGACGCAGTAAGTAATTCCGAGCAAGTAATGCAGGTTATTAAAGACCAATTTGGTAAAATTGAAGACAGATTTGGTTACGATTTAGGTTCTAAAATAAATGTTTCTGAGGTTTCTAATTTCATAACAAGCAATTTAGAAGGAGTTGCAGGAAGTACCTTTAACATTTTTATATCTGTAGGAATTATGTATTTCTTACTATATTATATGTTTACAAATAGATCTCAATTAAGAGATTCTTTGTACCAATATATACCAATTAGCGAGAGAAATTTAAAAATAATTGGTAAAGAATCTCAAGCAATGGTTCGTTCTAACGCAATCGGAATTCCTTTAGTAGCAATCGCACAAGGAATAATTGCATTAATTGGTTTTTTAATTTTTGGAATTAACGATCCTTTTTTCTGGTTTATAATCGTAACAGTGGGTTCTATGATTCCTTTTGTGGGAACTTTAATAGGAATACTACCTGTTTTTATTTTAACAATGGCTTCTGGAAACGAAACTTCTGCCTGGGGAATTTTAATTTACGGTTTGGTAGTTGTTGGTTCTACAGATAATATTATAAGACTGTTTTTATTAAGAAAATTAGATAATGTACACCCATTAATTACATTAATTGGTGTAATTGTAGGTGTTCCTTTATTTGGTTTTATTGGACTTATATTTGGACCTTTACTAATTAGTTTATTTCTAGTAATAGTAAGAATTTACAGAAAAGAATTTGGTAAACATAATACTGAAGAAGCCGTTTTATAA
- a CDS encoding cupin domain-containing protein codes for MGKNFKIQKSPFVVPTTDGKLIEEHFGNATDKNSQVSIAHMVAPSGWSEPFQTPKFDEYTYIIKGKKQFIIDDETVVLEAGQSIKINKNTRVQYSNPFEQNCEYLAICLPAFSMDLVNREEN; via the coding sequence ATGGGAAAAAACTTTAAGATTCAAAAATCTCCTTTCGTAGTTCCAACAACTGATGGAAAACTTATAGAAGAACATTTTGGCAATGCAACTGATAAAAATTCTCAAGTAAGCATTGCACATATGGTTGCACCTTCTGGTTGGAGCGAACCTTTTCAAACACCAAAATTCGACGAATATACCTATATCATCAAAGGCAAAAAACAATTTATTATAGACGATGAAACTGTTGTTTTAGAAGCAGGGCAATCTATAAAAATTAATAAAAATACAAGAGTTCAATATTCAAATCCTTTTGAGCAAAACTGTGAGTATTTAGCCATTTGTTTGCCTGCGTTTTCTATGGACTTAGTTAATAGAGAAGAAAATTAA
- a CDS encoding 2TM domain-containing protein, which produces MNTNQEVYTIRSIKKGAILCLKLTIIFGILFSIIFGQTTVEGIMWSFIISGMYSFGIGFGNGFINNYLSSKWSWITQTNQRVWAGIIATVLYTIPVVLLIDYVVFVIINGNQADNFFKGNFLWIHLFYIILSLGISTFLHARGFMKNWKLAMTKETTKQEIVAKTETAKFESLKNQLDPHFLFNSLNVLTSLIGENPHQAERFTTKLSKVYRYVLEQRNKDLVPIEEELKFAKTYMELLGMRFEDAVKFNIPDSIDNNELKIVPLSLQLLLENAVKHNVVSTSKPLTINIYQEDNYLIIENNINPKEAIGKSTKVGLQNIADRYGLITDKGVKIENNNKTFKVSLPLLIKMNNIMYQDNLENSKYVRAVERVEKLKEFYQNLASYCLVIPFLIFINLRFSPGFHWFWFPIFGWGIGLTFHFLEVNNYNIFLGKNWEDRKIKEMMEQNNNNKYN; this is translated from the coding sequence ATGAATACCAATCAAGAGGTTTACACGATAAGAAGTATTAAAAAAGGAGCAATTCTTTGTTTGAAACTAACCATAATTTTTGGAATCTTGTTTAGTATTATTTTCGGTCAAACAACTGTAGAGGGTATTATGTGGTCTTTTATAATCTCTGGAATGTATTCTTTTGGAATTGGTTTTGGTAATGGTTTTATAAACAATTACTTATCTTCTAAATGGAGTTGGATTACACAAACAAATCAAAGAGTTTGGGCAGGAATCATAGCCACAGTTTTATATACAATTCCTGTTGTTTTATTGATTGATTATGTGGTGTTTGTGATAATAAATGGTAACCAAGCTGATAATTTTTTTAAAGGTAATTTTCTTTGGATTCACTTGTTTTATATCATTCTTTCTTTAGGAATTTCAACATTCTTACATGCAAGAGGTTTTATGAAGAATTGGAAGTTAGCAATGACAAAAGAAACTACCAAACAAGAAATTGTTGCAAAAACAGAAACTGCAAAATTTGAGTCTTTAAAAAACCAATTAGATCCGCATTTTTTATTCAATAGTTTAAATGTTTTAACTAGTTTAATTGGCGAAAACCCACATCAAGCTGAAAGATTTACTACAAAATTATCTAAAGTTTATAGATATGTTTTGGAGCAAAGAAATAAAGATTTAGTACCTATTGAAGAAGAATTAAAATTTGCAAAAACGTATATGGAATTGTTAGGAATGCGTTTTGAAGATGCTGTAAAATTCAATATTCCTGATTCTATTGATAATAATGAGTTGAAAATTGTGCCTTTATCATTACAACTTTTATTAGAAAATGCAGTGAAACACAATGTGGTTTCCACCTCTAAACCCTTAACAATTAATATTTATCAAGAAGATAATTATTTAATTATAGAAAACAACATCAATCCTAAAGAAGCAATAGGAAAAAGTACCAAAGTTGGTTTGCAGAATATTGCTGATAGATATGGATTAATCACTGATAAAGGAGTGAAAATAGAAAATAACAACAAAACATTTAAGGTGAGTTTACCTCTCTTAATTAAAATGAACAATATTATGTACCAAGATAATTTAGAAAATAGTAAATATGTTAGAGCAGTAGAAAGAGTAGAAAAATTGAAAGAATTTTATCAGAATTTAGCGTCTTACTGTTTGGTAATTCCGTTTTTAATCTTCATCAATTTAAGATTCTCTCCTGGGTTTCACTGGTTTTGGTTTCCAATTTTTGGATGGGGAATAGGCTTGACTTTTCATTTTTTAGAAGTGAATAATTACAATATTTTCTTGGGAAAAAACTGGGAAGATAGAAAGATTAAGGAAATGATGGAGCAGAACAATAATAATAAATACAATTAA
- a CDS encoding 2TM domain-containing protein yields the protein MENTTYKDAENTVKRIKNFYNHLQIFVIMMLVLLLFSDMIISFFEARISNPNSLSWIKANIWVNAVLWFFGLLIHGIYVFKFKANFIDKWEQKKMKEIMKENKQ from the coding sequence ATGGAAAATACTACTTATAAAGACGCAGAGAATACAGTAAAAAGAATCAAAAATTTTTACAATCATTTACAGATATTTGTAATAATGATGCTTGTTTTATTACTTTTTTCTGATATGATTATCAGTTTTTTTGAAGCTCGAATTTCGAATCCAAATTCATTAAGTTGGATAAAAGCAAACATATGGGTAAATGCTGTATTATGGTTTTTTGGTTTGCTTATTCATGGAATTTATGTCTTTAAATTTAAAGCTAATTTTATTGATAAATGGGAACAAAAGAAGATGAAAGAAATAATGAAAGAAAACAAACAATAA
- a CDS encoding 2TM domain-containing protein, which yields MERIDNTKSSFTEEHKYLLAKKRVEKIKGFYIHLAVYIVVNIFISAIIIYGLTNDSDGEYGFTGAITHFGTYSTWLFWGIGLFFHWLGVFGTNLFFGKDWEKRKIEKYMDDHKF from the coding sequence ATGGAAAGAATAGATAATACCAAAAGTAGTTTTACAGAAGAACATAAATATCTTTTAGCGAAGAAAAGAGTAGAAAAGATAAAAGGTTTTTACATTCATTTAGCGGTTTATATTGTTGTAAATATTTTTATTAGCGCAATTATTATTTACGGATTAACCAACGATAGTGATGGCGAATATGGTTTTACAGGAGCAATTACTCATTTTGGAACGTATTCTACTTGGTTATTTTGGGGAATAGGATTGTTTTTCCATTGGTTGGGCGTTTTTGGAACCAACCTATTTTTCGGAAAAGATTGGGAGAAAAGGAAAATTGAAAAATATATGGACGATCATAAATTTTAA
- a CDS encoding TraR/DksA family transcriptional regulator: MSDTIQYSTEKLKEFKIIIEEDLKTTVEELSKFETNLKEQKQRLSNANVDFNQTSKHSQQQAKNEQLKKRLEEKERELQSALQRIKNKVYGVCERTGKLIREERLLAKPTARFDILPKED; encoded by the coding sequence ATGTCAGATACAATACAATATAGTACAGAAAAATTAAAAGAATTTAAAATAATTATAGAAGAGGATTTAAAAACTACTGTAGAGGAACTTTCTAAATTCGAAACAAATTTAAAAGAACAAAAACAACGTTTATCAAATGCAAATGTAGATTTTAACCAAACTAGTAAACACTCGCAACAACAAGCAAAGAACGAGCAATTGAAAAAACGTTTAGAAGAAAAAGAAAGAGAATTACAATCTGCATTACAACGAATAAAGAACAAGGTTTATGGGGTTTGTGAAAGAACAGGTAAATTAATAAGAGAAGAAAGATTATTGGCAAAACCTACTGCAAGATTCGATATTTTACCAAAAGAAGATTAA
- a CDS encoding 2TM domain-containing protein, with protein MKQDFVEAQQYAKAKKRVRDIKAFYTHLSVYCVIIPVIIFTNLKFEPHFHWFWFSLIGWGLGLFCHWLSVFGIRLLGLEKNWEDRKIKEFMNEEKK; from the coding sequence ATGAAGCAAGATTTCGTTGAAGCTCAACAATATGCAAAAGCAAAAAAAAGAGTTAGAGATATAAAAGCTTTTTACACACATCTTTCAGTTTATTGTGTAATTATACCAGTCATTATTTTTACAAATTTAAAATTTGAACCTCATTTTCATTGGTTTTGGTTCTCTTTAATAGGTTGGGGTTTAGGGCTTTTTTGCCACTGGTTAAGTGTTTTCGGGATTCGGTTATTAGGTTTAGAAAAAAACTGGGAAGACCGAAAAATTAAAGAATTTATGAACGAAGAGAAAAAATAA
- a CDS encoding LytR/AlgR family response regulator transcription factor has protein sequence MNVLIIEDEKPAARRLNRMLGALEIEVQQMLHSVEESLKWLQNNEHPDLIFLDIQLSDGLSFEIFEEIDVKSAIIFTTAYDEYALKAFKLNSIDYLLKPLDEDELKVAVDKFKEYQPQQSNVQVNLDDIRKLLINPVDRKFKKRISIKVGQHIKIINIDEIECFYSENKSTYIHTSENRNFLLDHSLENWQEQLDPEQFFRVNRTFIVHINAIKDIIAYSNSRLKLILNSYNETEIIVSRERVKDFKNWID, from the coding sequence ATGAACGTACTAATAATCGAAGACGAAAAACCAGCTGCAAGAAGGTTAAACAGAATGTTGGGCGCTTTAGAGATTGAAGTCCAGCAAATGTTGCATTCTGTGGAAGAATCTTTAAAATGGTTGCAGAATAACGAGCATCCAGATTTAATTTTTTTAGACATTCAATTATCAGACGGATTATCATTTGAAATCTTCGAAGAAATTGACGTAAAATCGGCAATTATTTTTACAACTGCTTATGATGAATATGCTTTAAAAGCCTTCAAATTAAATAGTATTGATTATTTGTTAAAACCTTTAGATGAAGACGAATTAAAGGTTGCTGTTGATAAATTTAAAGAATATCAACCACAACAATCTAATGTTCAAGTAAATTTAGATGACATTCGAAAATTACTGATAAATCCTGTTGATAGAAAGTTTAAAAAAAGAATTTCGATTAAGGTTGGTCAGCATATAAAAATTATAAATATCGATGAAATTGAGTGTTTCTATAGCGAAAATAAATCCACTTATATTCATACTTCAGAAAACAGAAATTTCTTATTAGACCATTCTTTAGAAAATTGGCAAGAACAATTAGATCCAGAACAATTTTTTAGAGTCAACCGAACTTTTATAGTTCACATCAATGCTATAAAAGACATTATTGCATATTCTAATTCACGTTTAAAATTAATTTTAAATTCTTACAATGAAACTGAAATTATTGTAAGTAGAGAACGAGTGAAAGATTTTAAGAATTGGATAGACTGA
- the ffh gene encoding signal recognition particle protein — protein sequence MFNNLSDKLDKALHTLKGHGKITEVNVAETLKEVRRALLDADVNFKIAKDFTKRVQTKALGQDVLTTLNPGQLMVKLVKDELTELMGGETVGINLGGSPTVILMSGLQGSGKTTFSGKLANYLKTKKTKQVLLVGCDVYRPAAINQLQVVGEQIGVEVYAEVGNNNPVEISKNAIAHAKANGKNVVIIDTAGRLAVDEEMMTEISNIHKAIEPQETLFVVDSMTGQDAVNTAKAFNDILNFDGVILTKLDGDTRGGAALSIKSVVDKPIKFIGTGEKMDAIDIFHPDRMADRILGMGDVISLVERAQDQYDEEEARKLQKKIAKNQFGFDDFLNQIQQIKKMGSMKDLMGMIPGAGKALKDVDIDDDAFQGIEAIIHSMTPSERSTPSTINSSRKKRIAKGSGTSIQEVNQLMKQFNQMSKMMKMMQGGGGKKMMQMMKGMK from the coding sequence ATGTTTAATAATTTAAGCGATAAATTAGATAAAGCCTTACACACCCTAAAAGGCCATGGTAAAATTACAGAAGTTAATGTTGCAGAAACGCTAAAAGAAGTTCGAAGAGCGTTATTAGATGCCGATGTTAACTTTAAAATTGCCAAAGATTTTACCAAAAGAGTACAAACCAAAGCCTTAGGACAAGATGTATTAACAACATTAAATCCTGGACAATTAATGGTTAAGTTGGTGAAAGACGAACTTACAGAATTAATGGGTGGCGAAACTGTTGGTATTAATTTAGGTGGTTCGCCAACTGTAATTTTAATGTCTGGTTTACAAGGTTCTGGTAAAACTACTTTTTCTGGAAAATTAGCAAATTATTTAAAAACTAAAAAAACAAAACAAGTTCTTTTAGTAGGTTGTGATGTTTACAGACCAGCCGCAATAAACCAATTACAAGTTGTTGGAGAACAAATTGGTGTAGAAGTGTATGCAGAAGTTGGCAACAACAATCCTGTAGAAATCTCTAAAAATGCAATTGCACATGCAAAAGCAAATGGAAAAAATGTGGTGATTATTGATACTGCTGGACGTTTAGCAGTTGATGAAGAAATGATGACAGAAATTTCTAACATCCACAAAGCAATTGAGCCACAAGAAACGTTATTTGTTGTAGATTCTATGACTGGGCAAGATGCTGTAAATACAGCCAAAGCTTTTAACGATATTTTAAATTTTGATGGTGTTATTCTTACAAAATTAGATGGAGACACACGTGGTGGAGCTGCATTATCTATAAAATCTGTTGTAGATAAACCAATTAAATTTATTGGTACTGGAGAGAAAATGGATGCGATTGATATCTTTCACCCAGATAGAATGGCAGACAGAATCCTTGGAATGGGAGATGTTATTTCTTTAGTGGAAAGAGCTCAGGATCAATATGATGAGGAAGAAGCAAGAAAATTACAAAAGAAAATTGCTAAAAATCAGTTTGGTTTTGATGATTTCTTAAATCAGATTCAGCAAATAAAGAAAATGGGAAGCATGAAAGACCTTATGGGTATGATTCCTGGTGCTGGAAAAGCGTTAAAAGATGTAGATATTGATGATGATGCTTTTCAAGGAATTGAAGCCATTATTCATTCCATGACTCCTTCTGAAAGAAGTACGCCTTCAACTATAAATTCAAGCAGAAAAAAGAGAATTGCCAAAGGTTCTGGAACTTCTATCCAAGAAGTAAACCAATTAATGAAGCAATTCAACCAAATGAGTAAAATGATGAAGATGATGCAAGGTGGTGGAGGCAAAAAGATGATGCAAATGATGAAAGGTATGAAATAA
- a CDS encoding 2TM domain-containing protein: MEHNYIEEQEYIKAKKKVKEIKDFYMHLAVMIFAFPIVVTVNLMFVPHFHFFWLAGFGMLFSVAIHWVQVFGFSKLGLGNDWEEKKIKQIMKENGKNR, from the coding sequence ATGGAACATAATTACATAGAAGAACAAGAATACATCAAAGCAAAAAAGAAAGTAAAAGAAATAAAAGATTTCTACATGCATTTAGCAGTTATGATTTTTGCATTTCCCATAGTTGTAACTGTAAACTTGATGTTTGTGCCACATTTCCACTTTTTCTGGTTGGCAGGATTTGGAATGTTATTTTCTGTAGCCATACATTGGGTGCAAGTATTTGGGTTTTCTAAATTAGGATTAGGAAATGATTGGGAAGAGAAAAAAATTAAACAAATAATGAAAGAAAATGGAAAGAATAGATAA